In the Cherax quadricarinatus isolate ZL_2023a chromosome 98, ASM3850222v1, whole genome shotgun sequence genome, one interval contains:
- the LOC128702472 gene encoding uncharacterized protein isoform X2 yields the protein MKVLALQKLSWDVVIEWLHSFQLEDKAKVLAVYQYLLPAAPLLAKLAASCQYYDNPHLTQLFLPILVLKGKIHVTTYNIKQVLSYWEDSLHNSGVSHITHLKVEDITSQQYLSFLPLLGHLTNLQVLVIGSFVGDDLLAVLGMNCHHLVIFDVREEDMGNLITDVGLAFLAHCRKLRRVYFSEFADEYDCSDEQLRFTGKGVSLLLLLPEIEHIQCSEYILRDALHFLYQATYNKQTIAVQHLMLDHEEVTVNTLQTLPILCPKLEVLALRSDPDWKLLENMVTFVCDSCGACLKKNQMDTRWNRRCFNRTVSRMDCGKTFRGQEYASHLKGITEAEKCGGSRYMAKEMKDKKKQETWIAKVREKVTKTHNMEPHLKELLDHITTFNP from the exons ATGAAGGTACTTGCGTTACAGAAGCTGTCGTGGGATGTCGTCATTGAGTGGTTGCACTCGTTCCAGCTGGAAGACAAGGCTAAGGTCCTCGCAGTGTATCAGTACCTGTTGCCAGCTGCCCCACTCTTGGCAAAGTTGGCCGCTTCCTGCCAGTACTACGATAACCCTCACCTCACCCAGCTCTTTCTACCGATCCTAGTACTCAAGGGGAAAATCCACGTCACTACTTACAACATTAAACAGGTTCTGAGCTACTGGGAGGATTCCCTACATAACAGTGGTGTGTCTCATATTACTCACCTCAAGGTGGAAGATATTACCAGTCAACAGTACTTATCATTCCTGCCTTTATTGGGGCACTTAACCAACCTACAAGTGTTGGTTATTGGATCTTTTGTGGGAGATGACCTCCTAGCTGTTTTAGGAATGAACTGTCACCATCTGGTGATTTTCGATGTCCGGGAGGAGGATATGGGAAATCTTATTACTGACGTGGGGCTGGCTTTTCTGGCTCACTGCAGGAAGCTGAGGCGGGTGTACTTCTCGGAATTTGCCGACGAATACGATTGCAGTGATGAACAGTTGAGGTTCACGGGAAAGGGAGTGTCCCTGTTGCTCTTGTTACCAGAGATAGAGCACATTCAGTGTTCTGAGTATATTCTGCGGGACGCTCTGCACTTCCTCTATCAAGCCACCTACAATAAGCAGACTATTGCTGTCCAACACTTGATGCTTGATCACGAAGAGGTTACTGTCAACACTCTGCAGACACTGCCAATTCTCTGCCCTAAGTTGGAAGTGCTGGCACTGCGCTCAGACCCAG attggAAACTGCTGGAGAACATGGTGACCTTTGTGTGTGACTCGTGTGGAGCATGTCTGAAGAAGAACCAAATGGATACTCGCTGGAATAGAAGATGCTTCAATAGAACCGTCTCACGTATGGACTGTGGCAAAACATTTAG GGGACAGGAGTATGCAAGTCATTTGAAAGGTATAACTGAAGCTGAGAAATGTGGTGGGAGCCGGTATATGGCCAAAGAGATGAAGGACAAGAAGAAACAAGAAACCTGGATAGCAAAAGTCAGAGAGAAAGTGACCAAAACTCACAACATGGAGCCACATCTGAAGGAACTCCTCGACCACATCActacctttaacccttaa
- the LOC128702472 gene encoding uncharacterized protein isoform X1: MKVLALQKLSWDVVIEWLHSFQLEDKAKVLAVYQYLLPAAPLLAKLAASCQYYDNPHLTQLFLPILVLKGKIHVTTYNIKQVLSYWEDSLHNSGVSHITHLKVEDITSQQYLSFLPLLGHLTNLQVLVIGSFVGDDLLAVLGMNCHHLVIFDVREEDMGNLITDVGLAFLAHCRKLRRVYFSEFADEYDCSDEQLRFTGKGVSLLLLLPEIEHIQCSEYILRDALHFLYQATYNKQTIAVQHLMLDHEEVTVNTLQTLPILCPKLEVLALRSDPGNETTIGRSLKLLPHLKMLIMTVGSVCRFQDLMFSSYGPQLTFLYLTSYLLESQDLIILSQSCTQLKTFVLKMHSFGFDISNSNSIDSLFPTVEKLELMQNISVRLFKILNAKMKNLQEVHCMWATIYNLNEALEVVIEGGGWRNVQLLVLPVSCEIKLQTAQMVATALPNLKSLAVSVHQPDERKFWNFVEKNFPNLERINLYPVLPPSSTGIFSQDPWNSSWVDNIGKRS, from the coding sequence ATGAAGGTACTTGCGTTACAGAAGCTGTCGTGGGATGTCGTCATTGAGTGGTTGCACTCGTTCCAGCTGGAAGACAAGGCTAAGGTCCTCGCAGTGTATCAGTACCTGTTGCCAGCTGCCCCACTCTTGGCAAAGTTGGCCGCTTCCTGCCAGTACTACGATAACCCTCACCTCACCCAGCTCTTTCTACCGATCCTAGTACTCAAGGGGAAAATCCACGTCACTACTTACAACATTAAACAGGTTCTGAGCTACTGGGAGGATTCCCTACATAACAGTGGTGTGTCTCATATTACTCACCTCAAGGTGGAAGATATTACCAGTCAACAGTACTTATCATTCCTGCCTTTATTGGGGCACTTAACCAACCTACAAGTGTTGGTTATTGGATCTTTTGTGGGAGATGACCTCCTAGCTGTTTTAGGAATGAACTGTCACCATCTGGTGATTTTCGATGTCCGGGAGGAGGATATGGGAAATCTTATTACTGACGTGGGGCTGGCTTTTCTGGCTCACTGCAGGAAGCTGAGGCGGGTGTACTTCTCGGAATTTGCCGACGAATACGATTGCAGTGATGAACAGTTGAGGTTCACGGGAAAGGGAGTGTCCCTGTTGCTCTTGTTACCAGAGATAGAGCACATTCAGTGTTCTGAGTATATTCTGCGGGACGCTCTGCACTTCCTCTATCAAGCCACCTACAATAAGCAGACTATTGCTGTCCAACACTTGATGCTTGATCACGAAGAGGTTACTGTCAACACTCTGCAGACACTGCCAATTCTCTGCCCTAAGTTGGAAGTGCTGGCACTGCGCTCAGACCCAGGTAACGAAACAACCATTGGAAGGTCGCTTAAACTGCTCCCGCATTTGAAAATGCTCATCATGACAGTGGGAAGCGTGTGCAGGTTTCAAGATTTGATGTTCTCTAGCTATGGACCCCAGTTGACATTCCTGTACCTTACCAGTTACCTTCTAGAGAGTCAGGACTTGATAATTCTCAGCCAATCCTGTACTCAACTCAAAACGTTCGTTTTGAAGATGCACAGCTTTGGTTTTGATATATCCAATTCCAACAGTATAGATTCTTTATTCCCAACAGTTGAAAAGTTGGAACTCATGCAAAACATTTCTGTTCGGCTCTTCAAGATTTTAAACGCTAAAATGAAAAATTTGCAAGAGGTTCACTGCATGTGGGCTACAATATACAACTTGAATGAAGCCTTGGAGGTGGTAATTGAAGGTGGTGGCTGGAGAAACGTACAATTACTTGTGCTTCCAGTGTCTTGTGAAATCAAACTCCAGACTGCACAGATGGTCGCCACTGCTCTTCCGAACCTCAAAAGTTTGGCCGTCAGTGTGCACCAGCCCGATGAACGCAAATTCTGGAACTTTGTCGAAAAGAATTTTCCCAACCTGGAACGCATCAACCTCTATCCCGTATTGCCGCCCAGCTCAACTGGAATATTCTCACAGGATCCCTGGAACTCATCTTGGGTTGATAATATCGGCAAGAGGAGCTGA